Proteins encoded within one genomic window of Pseudomonas cannabina:
- a CDS encoding ABC transporter substrate-binding protein, whose product MNSMSRLAVVISLASLFPLSATAAESKGTVEVVHWWTSGGEKAAVDVLKAQVEKDGFVWKDGAVAGGGGATAMTVLKSRAVAGNPPGVAQIKGPDIQEWASTGLLDTDALKDVAKSEKWDSLLDKKVSDTVKYEGDYVAVPVNIHRVNWLWINPEVFKKAGIDKAPTTLEEFYAAGDKLKKAGFIPLAHGGQPWQDSTVFEAVVLSVMGADGYKKALVDLDKDALTGEGMVKSLTELKKVATYMDADGKGQDWNLEAAKVINGKAGMQIMGDWAKSEWTAAKKVAGKDYQCVAFPGTDKAFTYNIDSLAVFKQKDKGTTAAQQDLAKVAMGEDFQKVFSINKGSIPVRQDMLADMNKYGFDSCAQTAAKDFLADSKTGGLQPSMAHNMATTLAVQGAFFDVITNYINDPKADPAATAKKLATAVKSAQ is encoded by the coding sequence ATGAATTCCATGTCACGTCTCGCCGTTGTCATCTCTCTCGCTTCGTTGTTCCCTCTGAGCGCCACCGCCGCTGAATCCAAAGGCACCGTTGAAGTGGTGCACTGGTGGACATCGGGTGGCGAAAAAGCTGCAGTCGATGTCTTGAAAGCACAAGTTGAAAAAGACGGCTTTGTCTGGAAAGACGGCGCTGTTGCCGGTGGCGGCGGTGCCACGGCCATGACCGTGCTCAAAAGCCGTGCCGTTGCTGGCAACCCGCCAGGCGTTGCGCAGATCAAAGGCCCGGATATTCAGGAATGGGCGTCTACCGGCCTGCTCGATACCGACGCGTTGAAAGACGTTGCCAAGTCCGAGAAGTGGGACTCCCTGCTGGACAAGAAAGTCTCCGATACCGTGAAGTACGAAGGCGATTACGTCGCCGTGCCGGTGAACATCCATCGCGTCAACTGGCTGTGGATCAATCCCGAAGTCTTCAAGAAAGCGGGCATCGACAAGGCACCGACCACCCTCGAAGAATTCTACGCAGCGGGCGACAAACTGAAGAAAGCCGGCTTCATTCCGCTGGCACACGGCGGTCAGCCTTGGCAGGACAGCACGGTGTTCGAAGCAGTCGTGCTCTCGGTCATGGGCGCTGATGGCTACAAGAAGGCGCTGGTCGATCTCGACAAAGACGCGCTGACCGGCGAAGGCATGGTCAAATCGCTGACTGAACTGAAGAAAGTCGCCACCTACATGGATGCCGATGGCAAGGGCCAGGACTGGAACCTGGAAGCAGCCAAGGTCATCAACGGCAAAGCCGGCATGCAGATCATGGGTGACTGGGCCAAGAGCGAGTGGACCGCCGCCAAGAAAGTCGCAGGCAAGGATTACCAGTGCGTAGCCTTCCCGGGCACCGACAAGGCATTCACTTACAACATCGATTCGCTGGCGGTGTTCAAGCAGAAAGATAAAGGCACGACTGCTGCTCAGCAGGATCTTGCCAAAGTCGCGATGGGTGAGGACTTCCAGAAAGTCTTCAGCATCAACAAAGGTTCGATCCCGGTTCGCCAGGACATGCTTGCCGACATGAACAAGTACGGTTTTGACTCATGCGCACAAACCGCTGCCAAGGACTTCCTGGCTGACTCGAAAACAGGCGGTCTGCAGCCAAGCATGGCGCACAACATGGCGACTACGCTGGCAGTCCAGGGCGCCTTCTTCGATGTGATCACCAACTACATCAATGACCCGAAAGCCGACCCGGCAGCAACGGCCAAGAAACTGGCCACTGCGGTCAAGTCGGCCCAGTAA
- a CDS encoding carbohydrate ABC transporter permease, whose translation MSSVAAHSKASPMDALQRWLPKLVLAPSMFIVLVGFYGYILWTFALSFTNSTFLPSYKWVGLAQYARLMDNDRWWVASKNLAVFGGMFIAISLVIGVLLAVMLDQRIRREGMIRTIYLYPMALSMIVTGTAWKWLLNPGLGLDKMLRDWGWEGFRLDWLIDPDRVVYCLVIAAVWQSSGFVMALFLAGLRGVDQSIIRAAQMDGASLPMIYWRVVLPSLRPVFFSAVMILAHIAIKSFDLVAAMTAGGPGYSSDLPAMFMYSFTFSRGQMGMGSASAILMLGAILAILVPYLYSELRTKRHD comes from the coding sequence ATGAGCTCTGTCGCTGCGCATAGCAAAGCCTCGCCAATGGATGCGCTGCAACGCTGGCTACCCAAACTGGTGCTGGCACCCAGCATGTTCATCGTGTTGGTCGGTTTCTATGGCTACATCCTCTGGACCTTCGCGCTGTCGTTCACCAACTCGACGTTTTTGCCGTCCTACAAATGGGTCGGCCTGGCGCAATATGCGCGCCTGATGGACAACGACCGCTGGTGGGTGGCGAGCAAGAACCTGGCTGTGTTTGGCGGCATGTTCATTGCCATCAGCCTGGTGATCGGGGTTTTGCTGGCGGTTATGCTGGACCAGCGCATCCGCCGAGAAGGCATGATCCGCACTATTTATCTGTACCCGATGGCGCTGTCGATGATCGTCACCGGTACGGCCTGGAAGTGGCTGCTCAACCCTGGCCTGGGCCTGGACAAAATGCTGCGCGACTGGGGCTGGGAAGGTTTCCGCCTTGACTGGCTGATCGATCCGGATCGCGTTGTGTACTGCCTGGTCATCGCTGCGGTGTGGCAGTCTTCCGGCTTTGTCATGGCACTGTTCCTGGCGGGTCTGCGCGGCGTCGATCAGTCGATCATTCGCGCGGCACAAATGGACGGTGCGAGTTTGCCGATGATCTACTGGCGTGTCGTATTGCCGAGCCTGCGTCCGGTGTTTTTCAGCGCAGTCATGATCCTCGCGCACATTGCCATCAAGAGCTTCGATCTGGTGGCGGCCATGACGGCGGGCGGCCCCGGTTACTCGTCGGACCTGCCTGCCATGTTCATGTATTCCTTTACCTTCAGTCGCGGCCAGATGGGCATGGGCTCGGCCAGTGCAATTCTGATGCTCGGCGCAATCCTCGCGATTCTGGTGCCGTATCTGTATTCCGAGCTGAGGACCAAACGCCATGACTAG
- a CDS encoding carbohydrate ABC transporter permease, whose protein sequence is MTSHVGKPGISFSRVVIYAVLLLACLIYLVPLVVMLFTSFKTPEDIGTGNLLSLPSVVTAIGWIKAWDIVDGYFWNSIKITVPAVLISTAIGALNGYVLSMWRFKGSQLFFGLLLFGCFLPFQTVLLPASFTLGKMGLANTTVGLVFVHVVYGLAFTTLFFRNYYVSIPDALVKAARLDGAGFFTIFGRIILPMSTPIVMVCLIWQFTQIWNDFLFGVVFSSGESQPITVALNNLVNTSTGAKEYNVDMAAAMIAGLPTLLVYVLAGKYFLRGLTAGAVKG, encoded by the coding sequence ATGACTAGCCATGTTGGAAAACCGGGCATCAGCTTCAGTCGTGTGGTTATTTATGCCGTGCTGTTGCTGGCCTGTCTGATCTATCTGGTGCCATTGGTGGTGATGTTGTTCACCAGCTTCAAGACGCCTGAGGACATCGGCACCGGCAACCTGTTGAGTCTGCCGAGCGTAGTCACCGCCATCGGCTGGATCAAGGCCTGGGACATCGTTGACGGCTATTTCTGGAACTCGATCAAGATCACGGTTCCGGCGGTGCTGATTTCCACCGCGATCGGCGCACTTAACGGTTATGTGCTGTCAATGTGGCGTTTCAAAGGCTCGCAGTTGTTTTTTGGCCTTCTGCTGTTCGGCTGCTTCCTGCCGTTTCAGACGGTTCTGCTGCCTGCTTCCTTCACGCTGGGCAAGATGGGGCTGGCCAATACGACCGTCGGGCTGGTGTTCGTCCATGTGGTCTACGGGCTCGCGTTCACCACGCTATTCTTCCGTAACTACTACGTCAGCATTCCCGATGCATTGGTCAAGGCGGCGCGTCTGGACGGTGCCGGTTTTTTCACGATCTTCGGCCGCATCATTCTGCCGATGTCGACGCCCATCGTAATGGTTTGTCTGATCTGGCAGTTCACCCAGATCTGGAACGATTTCCTGTTCGGCGTTGTGTTCTCCAGCGGCGAGTCTCAGCCGATCACTGTGGCGCTGAACAACCTGGTCAACACCAGCACAGGCGCCAAGGAATACAACGTTGACATGGCGGCGGCGATGATCGCCGGCCTGCCGACACTGCTGGTTTACGTACTGGCTGGCAAGTATTTCCTGCGTGGGCTCACAGCCGGCGCGGTCAAGGGGTAA